A single genomic interval of Burkholderia sp. HI2500 harbors:
- a CDS encoding alkene reductase gives MTTDRLLSPPRAPARPTPFDPIELGRITLRNRIVMAPMTRSRAGAGDAPGPMNATYYAQRASAGLIVTEGAQISPQGKGYPFTPGIYSDAQIAGWKQVTDAVHREGGRIFVQLAHVGRIGHPDLQPDGARPVAPSPIRPDGDAYTPTGPQPYPVPRALETAELPAVVDQYVLAARAALQAGFDGVEIHAGNGYLLDQFLRDGTNRRTDDYGGTIDNRLRLPLEVVRAVGLVSGPDRLGIRISPVTPHFGGIADSDPQTLFERFANRLSGLAVYLHVVEGIPQAAPDAVPAFDYGALRHAFGGHYIANNGYTKARAETALSDGHADLVSFGYPFIANPDLAERLRHDRPLAHADMSMAYGGGEAGYTDYPPFRA, from the coding sequence ATGACGACCGACCGCTTGCTTTCACCGCCCCGGGCACCTGCGCGTCCGACGCCGTTCGACCCGATCGAACTCGGGCGCATCACGCTCAGGAATCGCATCGTAATGGCGCCGATGACGCGCAGCCGTGCCGGTGCCGGCGACGCGCCCGGCCCGATGAACGCGACCTACTACGCACAACGGGCCTCGGCCGGCCTGATCGTCACCGAGGGCGCGCAGATCTCGCCACAGGGCAAGGGCTATCCGTTCACGCCGGGCATCTACAGCGACGCGCAGATCGCGGGCTGGAAACAGGTGACCGATGCGGTGCACCGTGAAGGCGGCCGCATTTTCGTGCAACTGGCCCATGTCGGCCGCATCGGTCACCCAGACCTGCAGCCGGACGGCGCACGACCGGTCGCGCCGTCGCCGATCCGGCCCGACGGCGACGCCTATACGCCGACCGGCCCGCAGCCGTACCCGGTGCCGCGCGCGCTCGAAACCGCCGAATTGCCCGCCGTCGTCGACCAATACGTGCTGGCCGCTCGCGCCGCATTGCAGGCCGGGTTCGACGGCGTGGAGATTCACGCCGGCAACGGCTATCTGCTTGACCAGTTCCTGCGTGACGGCACGAACCGCCGGACCGACGACTACGGCGGCACGATCGACAACCGGCTTCGGCTGCCACTCGAGGTCGTGCGCGCAGTCGGCCTCGTTTCAGGCCCCGATCGATTAGGTATCCGTATCTCTCCGGTCACGCCGCATTTCGGTGGAATCGCGGATAGCGATCCGCAAACGCTGTTCGAGCGATTCGCCAACCGGCTGAGCGGACTCGCGGTCTATCTCCATGTCGTCGAAGGCATCCCTCAGGCCGCACCGGACGCGGTGCCCGCATTCGACTACGGCGCGCTCAGGCACGCGTTCGGCGGGCATTACATCGCGAACAACGGCTATACGAAAGCACGCGCGGAAACGGCACTTTCCGACGGCCATGCCGATCTCGTGTCGTTCGGCTACCCGTTCATCGCGAACCCGGATCTTGCCGAACGCCTCCGGCACGACCGGCCGCTCGCGCATGCGGACATGTCCATGGCCTATGGCGGCGGCGAAGCCGGCTATACCGACTACCCGCCGTTTCGCGCGTGA
- a CDS encoding LysR family transcriptional regulator, with protein MDRSPNLDQLRAFVAVVEAGSFSGAARRLGRAQSVVSYAVASLEAQLGMPLFERGRRRPQLTAAGEVVLADARRLDMLMGQLQAKTAGLRGGVEAELSLAVDVMFPLPKLVEGMQAFAEAFPTVALNLAIEALGGVMKLVLDGGCALGISGPIPNWPDAIDATSMGAIELLTVAAPMHPLALRDAPIPLSEAREHTQIVLTDRSKVTDGQSFGIHATRTWKVADLGAKHRLLLAGLGWGSMPMHLIEDDLQSGRLVPVQLADRRTFRYGLSLIRRADRASGPAAQWLIDYLSRQGDPNGRRA; from the coding sequence GTGGATCGCAGCCCCAATCTGGATCAGCTTCGTGCGTTCGTCGCCGTCGTCGAGGCAGGCAGCTTTTCAGGGGCGGCGCGTCGGCTCGGCAGGGCGCAATCGGTGGTGAGTTATGCGGTCGCCAGCCTTGAGGCACAGCTGGGCATGCCGTTGTTCGAGCGCGGCAGACGCCGTCCGCAACTGACGGCCGCCGGCGAGGTCGTGCTCGCCGATGCGCGTCGGCTCGACATGCTGATGGGGCAGTTGCAGGCGAAGACGGCCGGTTTGCGGGGCGGCGTGGAAGCCGAGCTGTCGCTGGCCGTCGACGTGATGTTTCCGTTGCCGAAGCTGGTCGAAGGCATGCAGGCGTTTGCGGAGGCGTTCCCGACCGTCGCACTCAACCTGGCGATCGAAGCGCTCGGCGGCGTCATGAAGCTGGTGCTCGACGGCGGCTGTGCGCTCGGCATCAGTGGCCCGATTCCGAACTGGCCGGATGCGATCGACGCGACCTCGATGGGGGCGATCGAGTTGCTGACCGTTGCGGCGCCCATGCATCCGCTCGCGTTGCGTGACGCGCCGATTCCGCTCTCGGAGGCGCGCGAGCATACGCAGATCGTGCTCACCGACCGCAGCAAGGTCACCGACGGGCAATCGTTCGGAATCCATGCGACCCGCACCTGGAAGGTGGCCGACCTCGGCGCGAAACATCGGTTGCTGCTCGCCGGGCTGGGCTGGGGATCGATGCCGATGCATCTGATCGAGGACGATCTGCAGTCGGGCCGTCTCGTGCCGGTGCAACTGGCCGACCGGCGCACGTTCCGCTACGGACTATCGCTGATCCGGCGTGCCGATCGCGCGAGCGGTCCGGCCGCGCAGTG